In the genome of Parus major isolate Abel chromosome 2, Parus_major1.1, whole genome shotgun sequence, one region contains:
- the ZBTB47 gene encoding zinc finger and BTB domain-containing protein 47 isoform X1 — MLIVEKTTDYPSAEYSLVEDVALHFTCLMDRLNEQRLFQPDLCDVDIVLVQHKSIFPAHKGVLAAYSQFFHSLFTQNKQLQRVELSLEALTSQGLQQILNFIYTSKLLVNSCNVQDVLNAAAVLQMNNIASSCQDLLDTRSLSLATDMALPAEGCAGPPPYYCEIKQEVDAPHPKIYAREGNDPFSVRVEDGTGSGTLPPGPAKQYYKEEKDGGPGAVCKMEGEESEEDLDSQGSYNREQIIVEVNLNNQTLNVSKGTEGKAAASEAAMMGRPDGDGRDTEEDGEEENEEGEEEEEEEEDAEVGEEEEEERSEEEDLEETTEEEDDDDEDASEMKREKSGQPRRGSRASKATKPAMATRSQEMAKVEEEEEEEEEEGQRGRKRKKEQDGLGQKVKLEEKQHYPCKKCPRIFNNRWYLEKHMNVTHSRMQICDKCGKRFLLESELLLHHQTDCEKNIQCVTCGKGFKKLWSLHEHNKIVHGYAEKKFSCEICEKKFYTMAHVRKHMVAHTKDMPFTCETCGKSFKRSMSLKVHSLQHSGEKPFKCENCNERFQYKYQLRSHMSIHIGHKQFMCQWCGKDFNMKQYFDEHMKTHTGEKPYICEICGKSFTSRPNMKRHRRTHTGEKPYPCDVCGQRFRFSNMLKAHKEKCFRVSNPLASDTAIPQPATSPAPLPPGPGVSPLPLPLLHPLPQTLPPPPHLPPPPPLFPAGRINSNNN; from the exons CTGATAGTCGAAAAAACGACTGACTACCCTTCGGCTGAGTACTCCCTGGTGGAGGATGTAGCCCTCCACTTCACGTGTTTGATGGACAGACTGAACGAGCAGCGCCTCTTTCAGCCGGACCTGTGCGACGTGGACATCGTGCTGGTGCAGCACAAGAGCATCTTCCCGGCGCACAAGGGGGTCCTGGCAGCCTACAGCCAGTTCTTCCACTCCCTCTTCACCCAGAACAAGCAGCTGCAGCGCGTGGAGCTCTCTCTGGAGGCCCTCACCTCGCAGGGCCTCCAGCAGATCCTCAACTTCATCTACACCTCCAAGCTGCTCGTCAACTCCTGCAATGTGCAGGACGTGCTGAACGCGGCCGCCGTGCTGCAGATGAACAACATCGCGTCCtcctgccaggacctgctggaCACCCGCTCGCTCAGCCTGGCCACCGACATGGCCCTGCCCGCCGAGGGCTGCGCCGGACCCCCGCCCTACTACTGCGAGATCAAGCAGGAGGTGGACgccccccaccccaaaatctACGCCCGGGAGGGCAACGACCCCTTCTCAGTGCGGGTGGAGGATGGGACAGGCAGTGGGACGctcccgcccggcccggccaaGCAGTACTAcaaggaggagaaggatggagGTCCCGGCGCTGTCTGTAAGATGGAGGGTGAGGAGTCCGAGGAGGACCTGGACAGCCAGGGCTCCTACAACCGGGAGCAGATCATCGTGGAGGTGAACCTCAACAACCAGACCCTCAACGTCTCCAAGGGCACGGAGGGGAAGGCGGCCGCCAGCGAGGCGGCCATGATGGGGCGGCCGGACGGGGATGGGCGCGACACGGAGGAGGACGGGGAGGAGGAGAatgaggaaggggaggaggaggaggaagaggaggaggatgcagaggtgggggaggaggaggaggaggagcgcAGCGAGGAGGAAGACCTGGAGGAGACAACAGAAGAGGAGGACGATGATGATGAAGATGCCTCAgagatgaaaagggaaaagagtgGACAGCCCCGCAGGGGCAGCCGGGCATCCAAAGCCACTAAACCTGCCATGGCAACCAGGTCCCAGGAGATGGCCAAggtggaagaggaagaggaagaggaggaagaagaaggccagaggggaaggaagagaaagaaagaacaagatgGCTTGGGCCAGAAGGTgaagctggaggagaagcagcattATCCGTGCAAGAAGTGTCCCCGGATCTTCAACAACCGCTGGTACCTGGAGAAGCACATGAACGTCACGCACAGCCGGATGCAGATCTGCGACAAGTGCGGGAAGCGCTTCCTGCTGGAGAGCGAGCTCCTGCTGCACCACCAGACCGACTGTGAGAAGAACATCCAG TGCGTGACATGTGGGAAGGGGTTCAAGAAGCTCTGGTCTCTCCACGAGCACAACAAGATCGTCCATGGCTATGCAGAGAAGAAGTTCTCCTGCGAGATCTGCGAGAAGAAGTTCTACACCATGGCCCACGTGCGCAAACACATGGTTG CACACACCAAGGACATGCCCTTCACCTGCGAGACCTGCGGGAAGTCCTTCAAGCGCAGCATGTCCCTCAAGGTGCACTCGCTCCAGCACTCCGGGGAAAAGCCCTTCAAGTGCGAG AACTGCAACGAGCGCTTCCAGTACAAGTACCAGCTGCGCTCCCACATGAGCATCCACATCGGCCACAAGCAGTTCATGTGCCAGTGGTGTGGCAAGGACTTCAACATGAAGCAGTACTTTGATGAGCACATGAAGACACACACAG GGGAGAAGCCCTACATCTGTGAGATCTGTGGGAAGAGCTTCACCAGCCGCCCCAACATGAAGCGGCACCGCCGGACCCACACCGGGGAGAAGCCGTACCCCTGCGACGTCTGCGGCCAGCGCTTCCGCTTCTCCAACATGCTCAAAGCCCACAAGGAGAAATGTTTCCGCGTCAGCAACCCCTTGGCTTCGGACACGGCCATCCCCCAGCCCGCCACCAGCCCGGCTCCGCTGCCTCCCGGCCCCGGCGTCTCCCCCCTGCCCCTGCCGCTGCTCCATCCTCTTCCACAgaccctccctcctcctcctcacctaCCACCACCCCCTCCCCTGTTTCCCGCGGGGAGGATAAATTCAAACAACAATTAG
- the ZBTB47 gene encoding zinc finger and BTB domain-containing protein 47 isoform X2, with amino-acid sequence MDRLNEQRLFQPDLCDVDIVLVQHKSIFPAHKGVLAAYSQFFHSLFTQNKQLQRVELSLEALTSQGLQQILNFIYTSKLLVNSCNVQDVLNAAAVLQMNNIASSCQDLLDTRSLSLATDMALPAEGCAGPPPYYCEIKQEVDAPHPKIYAREGNDPFSVRVEDGTGSGTLPPGPAKQYYKEEKDGGPGAVCKMEGEESEEDLDSQGSYNREQIIVEVNLNNQTLNVSKGTEGKAAASEAAMMGRPDGDGRDTEEDGEEENEEGEEEEEEEEDAEVGEEEEEERSEEEDLEETTEEEDDDDEDASEMKREKSGQPRRGSRASKATKPAMATRSQEMAKVEEEEEEEEEEGQRGRKRKKEQDGLGQKVKLEEKQHYPCKKCPRIFNNRWYLEKHMNVTHSRMQICDKCGKRFLLESELLLHHQTDCEKNIQCVTCGKGFKKLWSLHEHNKIVHGYAEKKFSCEICEKKFYTMAHVRKHMVAHTKDMPFTCETCGKSFKRSMSLKVHSLQHSGEKPFKCENCNERFQYKYQLRSHMSIHIGHKQFMCQWCGKDFNMKQYFDEHMKTHTGEKPYICEICGKSFTSRPNMKRHRRTHTGEKPYPCDVCGQRFRFSNMLKAHKEKCFRVSNPLASDTAIPQPATSPAPLPPGPGVSPLPLPLLHPLPQTLPPPPHLPPPPPLFPAGRINSNNN; translated from the exons ATGGACAGACTGAACGAGCAGCGCCTCTTTCAGCCGGACCTGTGCGACGTGGACATCGTGCTGGTGCAGCACAAGAGCATCTTCCCGGCGCACAAGGGGGTCCTGGCAGCCTACAGCCAGTTCTTCCACTCCCTCTTCACCCAGAACAAGCAGCTGCAGCGCGTGGAGCTCTCTCTGGAGGCCCTCACCTCGCAGGGCCTCCAGCAGATCCTCAACTTCATCTACACCTCCAAGCTGCTCGTCAACTCCTGCAATGTGCAGGACGTGCTGAACGCGGCCGCCGTGCTGCAGATGAACAACATCGCGTCCtcctgccaggacctgctggaCACCCGCTCGCTCAGCCTGGCCACCGACATGGCCCTGCCCGCCGAGGGCTGCGCCGGACCCCCGCCCTACTACTGCGAGATCAAGCAGGAGGTGGACgccccccaccccaaaatctACGCCCGGGAGGGCAACGACCCCTTCTCAGTGCGGGTGGAGGATGGGACAGGCAGTGGGACGctcccgcccggcccggccaaGCAGTACTAcaaggaggagaaggatggagGTCCCGGCGCTGTCTGTAAGATGGAGGGTGAGGAGTCCGAGGAGGACCTGGACAGCCAGGGCTCCTACAACCGGGAGCAGATCATCGTGGAGGTGAACCTCAACAACCAGACCCTCAACGTCTCCAAGGGCACGGAGGGGAAGGCGGCCGCCAGCGAGGCGGCCATGATGGGGCGGCCGGACGGGGATGGGCGCGACACGGAGGAGGACGGGGAGGAGGAGAatgaggaaggggaggaggaggaggaagaggaggaggatgcagaggtgggggaggaggaggaggaggagcgcAGCGAGGAGGAAGACCTGGAGGAGACAACAGAAGAGGAGGACGATGATGATGAAGATGCCTCAgagatgaaaagggaaaagagtgGACAGCCCCGCAGGGGCAGCCGGGCATCCAAAGCCACTAAACCTGCCATGGCAACCAGGTCCCAGGAGATGGCCAAggtggaagaggaagaggaagaggaggaagaagaaggccagaggggaaggaagagaaagaaagaacaagatgGCTTGGGCCAGAAGGTgaagctggaggagaagcagcattATCCGTGCAAGAAGTGTCCCCGGATCTTCAACAACCGCTGGTACCTGGAGAAGCACATGAACGTCACGCACAGCCGGATGCAGATCTGCGACAAGTGCGGGAAGCGCTTCCTGCTGGAGAGCGAGCTCCTGCTGCACCACCAGACCGACTGTGAGAAGAACATCCAG TGCGTGACATGTGGGAAGGGGTTCAAGAAGCTCTGGTCTCTCCACGAGCACAACAAGATCGTCCATGGCTATGCAGAGAAGAAGTTCTCCTGCGAGATCTGCGAGAAGAAGTTCTACACCATGGCCCACGTGCGCAAACACATGGTTG CACACACCAAGGACATGCCCTTCACCTGCGAGACCTGCGGGAAGTCCTTCAAGCGCAGCATGTCCCTCAAGGTGCACTCGCTCCAGCACTCCGGGGAAAAGCCCTTCAAGTGCGAG AACTGCAACGAGCGCTTCCAGTACAAGTACCAGCTGCGCTCCCACATGAGCATCCACATCGGCCACAAGCAGTTCATGTGCCAGTGGTGTGGCAAGGACTTCAACATGAAGCAGTACTTTGATGAGCACATGAAGACACACACAG GGGAGAAGCCCTACATCTGTGAGATCTGTGGGAAGAGCTTCACCAGCCGCCCCAACATGAAGCGGCACCGCCGGACCCACACCGGGGAGAAGCCGTACCCCTGCGACGTCTGCGGCCAGCGCTTCCGCTTCTCCAACATGCTCAAAGCCCACAAGGAGAAATGTTTCCGCGTCAGCAACCCCTTGGCTTCGGACACGGCCATCCCCCAGCCCGCCACCAGCCCGGCTCCGCTGCCTCCCGGCCCCGGCGTCTCCCCCCTGCCCCTGCCGCTGCTCCATCCTCTTCCACAgaccctccctcctcctcctcacctaCCACCACCCCCTCCCCTGTTTCCCGCGGGGAGGATAAATTCAAACAACAATTAG